One Nicotiana sylvestris chromosome 12, ASM39365v2, whole genome shotgun sequence genomic window carries:
- the LOC104246479 gene encoding protein NRT1/ PTR FAMILY 6.3-like, whose translation MALPETQQDSKALLDAWDYKGRPALRSSSGGWASGAMILGVEAVERLTTLGIAVNLVTYLTGTMHLGNATAANNVTNFLGTSFMLTLLGGFVADTFLGRYLTIGIFATVQAMGVTILTISTIIPSLRPPKCEQVGSSSCIPANSKQLMVLYIALYMTALGTGGLKSSVSGFGTDQFDDSDKKEKGQMIKFFDWFFFFINVGSLGAVTVLVYIQDNLGREWGYGICACAIVIGLVVFLSGTRKYRFKKLVGSPLTQIASVIVAAWKKRHLELPSDSSLLFEIDDIFGEGNKKSKQKLPHSKEYRFLDKAAIKEDHDLESNGTNVVINKWKLATLTDVEEVKLLIRMLPTWATTIMFWTVYAQMTTFSVSQATTMDRHIGTFEIPPASLTVFFVGSILLTVIFYDRVIVPICRRFMNKPHGLTPLQRIFTGLVLSILAMIAAALTEVKRLKVAHLHGLANDENATIPLTVFWLVPQFLLVGAGEAFTYIGQLDFFLRECPKGMKTMSTGLFLSTLALGFFVSSILVTIVHIVTGTKNPWLADNLNQGRLYDFYWLLAILSVFNLMFFLYSSRKYVYKEKRLAEMGIELEDDGPVCH comes from the exons ATGGCACTTCCTGAGACACAGCAAGATTCAAAAGCTTTACTAGATGCTTGGGATTACAAAGGAAGACCAGCTCTTAGATCCTCCTCCGGTGGTTGGGCTAGTGGCGCAATGATTTTAG GTGTTGAAGCTGTGGAGAGGCTAACAACACTAGGGATTGCTGTAAATTTGGTGACATATTTGACTGGAACTATGCATTTAGGGAATGCTACTGCAGCCAACAATGTTACCAATTTTCTTGGAACTTCTTTCATGCTCACTTTACTTGGTGGTTTTGTTGCTGACACTTTCCTCGGAAG GTATCTTACAATTGGTATCTTTGCCACTGTTCAAGCAATG GGTGTTACAATCTTGACCATTTCCACCATAATCCCAAGCCTACGACCACCAAAATGTGAACAAGTTGGTAGCTCATCATGCATCCCCGCAAATAGCAAACAACTTATGGTACTATACATTGCCCTATACATGACAGCGCTCGGCACCGGCGGCCTAAAATCGAGCGTCTCCGGCTTTGGCACCGACCAATTTGACGATTctgacaaaaaagaaaaaggtcaaaTGATAAAATTCTTCGACTggttctttttctttattaatgTAGGCTCGCTCGGTGCAGTAACAGTATTGGTGTATATTCAAGATAATTTGGGAAGAGAGTGGGGTTATGGCATATGTGCATGTGCTATTGTTATTGGACTTGTTGTGTTCTTATCTGGGACAAGGAAATATAGGTTCAAGAAACTTGTGGGGAGTCCATTGACACAAATTGCTTCAGTTATTGTGGCTGCTTGGAAAAAAAGACATTTGGAATTACCTTCAGATTCTTCACTTCTCTTTGAAATTGATGATATTTTTGgtgaaggaaataaaaaaagcAAACAAAAGTTGCCTCATAGCAAGGAATACCG ATTCTTGGACAAGGCAGCAATTAAGGAAGATCATGATCTTGAATCTAATGGCACTAACGTTGTAATCAACAAGTGGAAATTAGCAACCTTAACCGATGTTGAAGAAGTAAAATTATTAATCAGAATGTTACCAACTTGGGCCACAACTATTATGTTCTGGACTGTCTATGCACAAATGACCACATTTTCTGTGTCACAAGCTACAACAATGGATCGTCATATTGGAACCTTTGAAATTCCACCGGCTTCACTCACCGTATTTTTTGTCGGAAGTATACTCTTGACCGTAATTTTCTACGATAGGGTTATCGTTCCCATTTGTCGTCGTTTCATGAATAAACCTCATGGACTTACCCCATTACAAAGAATATTCACAGGGTTAGTTCTTTCAATTTTGGCCATGATTGCTGCTGCCCTAACCGAGGTTAAGAGGCTAAAAGTTGCACATTTGCATGGATTGGCCAATGATGAAAATGCTACAATTCCTTTGACTGTATTTTGGCTAGTTCCGCAATTCTTGCTAGTGGGGGCAGGTGAAGCATTTACATATATTGGCCAACTTGATTTTTTCTTAAGGGAATGTCCAAAAGGGATGAAGACAATGAGTACAGGGCTATTTTTGAGTACACTTGCACTTGGATTTTTTGTTAGTTCAATTTTGGTTACAATTGTGCATATTGTGACTGGGACAAAAAATCCATGGCTAGCTGACAATTTGAACCAAGGGAGGTTATATGATTTCTATTGGCTTTTGGCAATATTGAgtgtgtttaatttgatgtttTTCTTGTATTCGTCGAGAAAATATGTGTACAAGGAGAAGAGACTTGCTGAAATGGGGATTGAATTGGAAGATGATGGACCGGTTTGTCATTGA